The segment ACTGGGCGAGCTGCCCGACGAGCCGGCCGAGCACGGAGCGGATGGTCATGTCGTCGTCGATGGTGCCGATCGGCACCTCGATCGCGGCGTCGAGCTGCTCGTCGGTGAGCCGGGTCGCCCGGTCGATCATCTCGCCGGTCAGCCAGACGTGGTGCTCGATCATGCGCGTCATCAGGTCCATCGGGGTCACCTTTCGTGAGGTCGGCAGCCGCAGGCTGCCGGGCGGGTGGAAGTGCACGCCGCTCGGACCCTCGATCTGGGTGCGGGTGGGGTGCTGACGCCAACGGCTCGGCGCGATGCCGTACTCCCGCGCGAACGCCCGGGTGAACGCCTCGTGCGAGCCGTAACCGGCCTCGAACGCGACGTCGACCACCTGCTCGTCGCCCGTCAGCAGGCGGTACGCCGCGCGCTCCAGCAGCAGCCTCCGGCGCATCCGCTCCGGCGGCTCACCGCCCGCCGCCGACACGACGCGAGCGAGGTGGAAGCGGGAGAGGTGGAGCCGACGCGCCCGTTCGTCGCCGCCCAGGTCGAGGGTCTCGGCCAGGGTGGCGAGGAACTCGGCGAAGGTGTCGGCCGCTGTCGTCATGACCACCACCCTCGCCCGCGACGAGGCCGCGCACTTGATCGCACGTGCGCAGTCTGCACCCGCTCAGGCGGGCCGTGCTTCCGTGGCTGCCTCCACCCCCGCCTCCACCCCCGCATCCACCGCCGCCTTCGCGGCCCCGATCACCTCGGTGAGGCGGTCGCGGAGGTCCAGCAGCTCGTCGAGCTCCATCCCCAGCCGCTGGAGGATCGTGCCGGGCACCTCGAGCGCCTGCGTCCGCAGGTCGCGGCCGCGGTCCGTCAGGGCCACCGCGAGGCTGCGCTCGTCCGCAGGGTTGCGGTCCCGACGCACCAGGCCGGCCGCCTCGAGCCGCCGGAGCAGCCGCGAGAGCGTGGCCGGGTCGAGCTCGAGCCGACGGCTGAGCTCGGTCACGGACAACGGCTCCCCGCCCCAGAGCGCCAGCATCACGAGGTACTGCGGGTGGGTGAGCCCCATCGGCTCGAGCACCGGCCGGTAGACCGAGATGACCGTGCGGGACGCCACCGCGAGGGCGAAGCAGACCTGTCGTTCGAGGGCGAGGGGGTCGTCGAGGTCGTCGATTCGGCGGGGCTCGGACATTCCGTTAGCCTAGCAATCGTTGTCACAGCAAACGATTCGTGAGAGAGGCTCGCATGGCCGGCAGCGTTCCCGCTCGACGTACGGAGAAGGGTCGCGGCCACCTGCTCGACCTCGACGCCCCGCGCCGGATCGTCCAGGACCCCGAGAAGGACGCCCGTGACCTCGCCCGCGTCCAGCGCTGGGTGATGTCGACGCTTGCCGTCACCACGATCCTGCACCTCGTCGTCGGCCTCGTCGTGGCAGCCGTCATGCTGGACGACTCCCCCACGTCGTCCAAGATCGGGCTCAACGTCATCGCCGGGCTCTTCGGTGCCTTCGCCGTCGCCGTCGGCCGCGCGATCCACGGCAAGCGGATCGTCTCCCCGTGGTTGCTGCTCGCCGTCGTCCCGACCGCCGTCGGGCTCTGGCTGACCTTCGGCTGATCAGCCGCGGGCGGCCTCGAATATCTCGACGAGGTTGCCCGACGGGTCCGCCACGAGGAACTGCCGGCCGCCAGGCCCCGCGACGACGTCACTGCGCAGGGTGACCCCGGCTGCCCGCAAGCGCTCGAGGTGGTCGTCGAGGTCGTCCACGACCAGGTGGATCCGGTTGCGTCCGGGCCCCGACGCGTCCGGCGGGGTCGCCCGCGCGCCCGAGCTCGGCGGCCCGGAGAGCAGCACCCGCAGGTGCCCCCGCACCACGTCGGCGAACGGCGGCGCAGGGTGGCTCAGCACGGTGAAGCCGAGGTGCTCGGTGTAGAAGTCGATCGCCGCCTGCACGTCGTCCACGACGTAGCGGACGCTGGCGTACTCGTCCATGGTCACTCCTCCGCCACCACCATCGCCCCGGACGTCCGGCCGGTCAATGACCGGCCACCTGTCCCGCCGTCGGGCTCCGGGCGACCTTCGGCTGACTGGTCCGATCCGGCGTTAGGGTCGTCGCATGGGAGCACCTGAGAGCTCGCGCGACACGCGCTTCACGACCCTCCCCGCCGGCGTACGCGCCGAGGACATGGTGGCCGGCGTCGACGCCGGCAGCTCGCCCGAGCCGGACGACGTGCGCAACGTCGACCAGCACGCCGCGACCCGCGACGACTGAGCCCCGGCCTGCTTGTCGCGCGCCTGCGATGAGCGGGACCGCGCGCGTAGACACGCGGACCGAACCTGCCGGTCGAGGTCCGGCCCACGCTCAGCCGCCCGGTTTGCCCCGGGGTTTGGTCCGCGCGTCTCCGGTCAGAGCCCGAGCACCTGCACGACCACGAGGTACGCCCCGCGCACGCCGTCGGGGTCGTGGAGGGCCGGGTCGTCCCCGGCCGCGGCGGCGCGGTCGCGCACGGCCGCGCCCGGGTCGACGGCCGTGAGGTCGGCGGCGAGGGCAGCGACCACCTGCGGCAGGTCGTGCTCGTCGAGGTGGTCCAGGGCGAGGCTGTCGTGCAGCATGCTCGCCGCCTCTGCCATCAGCTCGCGCGCGGTCTCCGCGTCCACGTCGGGTCGCGACGAGGCGGCGGCGTCGGCGGCCGCGAGGAAGGGCTCGAGGATGCCGGGCGGAGGCGTCGAGGGCATGGGGCGATCGTCCTCGTGACCGCCGTACCCGGCAACGCCTTTACCGGCGGGACGCGGACGCCTGGCGCGGCGGGAGGGCGCCGTCGTACGTAATAACCCGGATGCGCGAGGGGTACGTCGAGGCGCACGCTGGAGGACACACGACCCGACCAGCACCGGAAGGAGACTCACCATGTGGGACACCGTCCAGACCAGCAGGACCCACCTCAGCCACGACCTGCCGTGCCCGGGGTGCGGCCACGCCGCGCACACCTACCTGCCGTGCAGCGACTCCTGCCGCTGCCGGCGACCGAACCCGCTCGCGACGAGCTCGGCCGCCTGACGATCAGGCCGGCTCGGCGACCAGCCCCAGCTCGGCGACGGAGGCCAGCGACTCGTTGCGCGGGACCACGCGGACCGTGTAGCCGAACGGGCCGGAGACCGCGAGCGGCACGGCGGCGTCGAAGCGGTGGCGGTTGCCGTCGTACGACTCCCCCACCAGCATCGGCGTCGCCGACGTCGCGGTGAGGACGTCGTCGGAGCCGATCCGCCCGTGCACGACCTGCACCTCGACGTCGTCGGCCGAGAGCGAGCCGAGCGCCACCCAGGCGCGGACAGCGAGCGTCGCGCCCACGACGGCCTGGTCGCCCACGCCCTCGGAGTCGACGTGCTCGACGCGGACGCCGGGCCACGCGGCGCGGACGTCGTGCTTCCAGCCCGACAGGGTGCGAGCGCCGACGTAGTCGGAGTTGAGCGTGCGCGCGGTGTGCGCGGCCGGGGCGTACAGCTCGCGGACGTAGTCGCGGACCTGGCGGGTGGCGAGCACCTTGGGGCCGAGCGACTTCAGCGTGTGGCGGACCATCTCCAGCCAGCGCGGGGGCACGCCCTCGTCGTTGGTCTCGTAGAAACGCGGCACGACCTCGCCCTCGAGCAGGTCGTAGAGCGCGTTGGCCTCGAGGTCGTCACGCCGGTCGGGGTCCTCGATCCCGTCGGCCGACGGGATCGCCCAGCCGTTGTTGCCGTCGTACCACTCGTCCCACCAACCGTCGAGGATCGAGAGGTTCAGGCCACCGTTGAGCGCCGCCTTCATGCCCGAGGTGCCGCAGGCCTCGTAGGGACGCAGCGGGTTGTTGAGCCACACGTCGCAGCCGGGGTAGAGCGGCTGCGCCATCGCGATGTCGTAGTTGGGCAGGAACGCGATGCGGTGCCGGACCTCCGGGTCGTCGGCGAAGCGCACCATCTCCTGGATGAGTCGCTTGCCGGTCTCGTCGGCCGGGTGCGCCTTGCCGGCGATGACCAGCTGGATGGGCCGCTCGGGGTCGATCAGCAGCTTCTTGAGGCGGGCGGGGTCGCGCAGCATCAGCGTGAGGCGCTTGTACGTCGGCACGCGCCGCGCGAAGCCGATGGTCAGCACGTCGGGGTCGAGCGCGCTGTCGATCCACGTGGTCTCCGCGGCCGCGTAGCCCCGCTTGGTCGCCGAGCGGCGCATCCGGTCGCGGGCGTCGTCGACGAAGCGGGTGCGCAGCGTGCGCTTGAGGTCCCAGATCTCGCGGTCGCTGATCTGGTCGACGAGCGGCCACAGGGCGTCGGTGTCGTCGCCGTCGATGTCGCCGCCGCGGCTCGCGGCGAGCTCGATGACCTCGCGCGCGATCCAGGTGGGGCCGTGGACACCGTTGGTGATCGACGTGATCGGCACCTCGGCCTCGTCGAACGCCGGCCACAGGCCGTTGAACATGCCGCGCGACACGTGCCCGTGCAGCTCGGAGACGCCGTTGGCGCGCTGGGCGAGGCGGAAGCCCATCACCGCCATGTTGAACACGCCGGCCTCGCCACCGTCGTAGTCCTCGGCGCCGAGCGCGAGGATCCGGTCGACCGGGACACCCGGCGTCGGCGAGTTGCCGCCGAAGTACTGGGAGACGAGCTCGCGCGGGAACCGGTCGATGCCCGCGGGCACCGGCGTGTGCGTGGTGAACACGGTGCCGGCGCGGGTGACCTCGAGCGCGGTGTCGAAGTCCACGTGCGGCCCGGCCTCGTCGACGGTGAGCTCACGGATGCGCTCGATGCCGAGGAACCCGGCGTGGCCCTCGTTGGCGTGGAAGACCTCCGGCGCCGGAGCGCCGGTGATGCGCGACCACACCCGCAGGGCGCGTACGCCGCCCACCCCGAGGAGCAGCTCCTGGCGCAGCCGGTGCTCGGAGTTGCCGCCGTAGAGCCGGTCGGTCACGTCGCGGTAGTGGGCGCTGTTCTCCTCGACGTCGGTGTCGAGGAGCAGCAGGGGCACGCGACCGACGTGGGCGACGAGGATCCGCGCCACCAGGTCGGGGCCATCGGGGAGGGCGATGGACACCGTCGCTCGGCTGCCGTCGGCCTCGCGGAGCACGGTCAGCGGCAGCTCGTCGGGGTCGAGGACGGGGTAGCTCTCCTGCTGCCAGCCGTCGCGGTCGAGCGCCTGCTTGAAGTAGCCGTGGCGGTAGAACAGGCCCACCCCCACCAACGGGATGCCGAGGTCGGAGGACGCCTTGAGGTGGTCGCCGGCCAGGATGCCGAGGCCGCCGGAGTACTGCGGCAGCACCGACGTGATGCCGAACTCGGACGAGAAGTACGCGATGGCGCGCGGGGCGTCGTCGCCGGCCTTGCGGGCGTACCACCGGTCCTCGGTGAGGTAGCGCTGCAGGTCGCCGTGCGCGGCGGAGAGGCGCGCGCGGAAGTCGCCGTCCTCGACCAGCTCGTCGAGCCGTTCGCGGCCCACGGCACCGAGGAAGCGCACCGGGTCGCCCTTGACCTGGCGCCACAGCTCGGCGTCGATCGAGGAGAACACGTCCTGGGTGGGTGGGTGCCAGGACCAGCGCAGGTTGCCGGCCAGGGCAGCCAGCGCCCCCAGGGGCTCGGGCAGGACGGGACGGACGGTGAATCGTCTGAACGCTCGCACGGACCAGCACGCTAGGCCATTTCTTGGAACGATCCAAGAGCGGCCCCTCCTCACGCCTGCCCACACCCGTGCATAACCCGCGGGACCACGGCGACGTTGTGACGGCATGACCCGCCCCCGCTCCCGCCTCGGCCGCGCCTCCCTCGCCGCCGCGACGCTCCTCGCGATCTCCACCCTGAGCACCATCCCCACGATCGCCTCCTCGGCGACCGCCACGACCGGGACGATCACGCCGGGCCCGACCCCGTCCGATGTCCGCACGCCCGGTGACCCGGTCGGAGGTCCGCGCGACGTCGACACCCGTGGCACGGCACTCCCGACCGGGCTCCAGCGGGAGGCCGTGTCGGCGATCGGCGACGTGACGGCTCGCTGGAACGCCCTCGGGACGCCGGCGTCGATCCTCCCGGCCGACAGCAGCCTCGGTGCCGCTCCGGGCGCGCCGGTCACGGCCGCCCGAGCCTGGCTGCGCGACCACGCCGCCGCCTTCGGGATGGATGCCTCGGCCGTCGACGACCTCACGGTCGTCAGCTCCCAGGCCCTCGCGAGGTCCGACGCGCGCGCCGTGCTGTTCCGGCAGGACTTCGGCGGCGTGGCGCCGGCGCTCGGTGGCCTGGTGACCGTCGGCGTGGCCGACGGCGAGGTCGCGTACGTCTCGTCCTCGCTGGCCCGCACGACGAGCGCCATGCCGGCGGCGACGCTCACACCGCTCGAGGGCTGGTTGAAGGCGGCCGAGGAGCTCTCGGTCGGCGTACCTGCCGGCAGGGTGGGCGACATCGTCCGCACCGTGGGCGGAGGCTGGACCCGCCTCACGGTTCCCGGCTTCGCCCAGGAGCAGCAGGTCCGGTTGCGTGCACTACCGATGGCCGACGGCACCGTGCGGCCCGTGCTCGAGGCCAACGTCGTCAATGTCGCCGGCGGCGCCTCGCTCGCCTTCACCAGCCTCGTCGACGGCGTCACCGGCAAGGTCCTCGCCCGGCACAACAAGACCGAGAACCTCGCCTACACCAACGTCTTCCAGGGATCGGTCGACGCCGCGACGGGCTGCGGTCCGCAGCACCCGTTCGACCTCACCGACGACCTGACCAGGCAGATCAACGCCATCGCCACCGGCGCGCCCACCGACGACTTCGTCCTGAAGCTCTTCAAGGGCTCGACGCTGCTCACGTCGCAGGACCTGGCCACCAACCCCGAGGTGCTGGCGTACTCCGCGGCGAGCATCCCCGCCGGGACCTACTCCGTGCAGGTCTGCGAGTTCGAGCCCGGCTCGGTGGTCCTCGGCCAGTACGCCGTCGCCGTGAGCACGAGCGACACCGGTGCTCCCAGCACCGGTGAGCTCGTGGCCAACCCGAGGTGGCGCTACTTCACCGCCAACCCGACCCTCGACGGTCCTGACGAGGTCCCGTCCAACTCGGTCGTCGGCTGCTGGAGCTCCGACGCCGGCTGCACCTCCCCCGCCACCCCGCTGCGCAACGTGGCCGCGTTCGGCCCCTGGGACACCATCGGCCCGCTGTCGACCTTCACCACCGTCGGCAACAACGCCGACACGCACGAGGCCTGGGCCAGCCCCCTGACCCCCGGCGGCCTCGCGCAGGCGCCCGTCTCCCCGACCCGGGAGTACACCACCGAGTTCACCGACGCATGGAACAACAGTCGCTGCGACGCCACCCAGCTGGTGCCCGGCGGCAACGACGTCAATGCCTCGGTGGGCAACCTGTTCGCCGCCCACAACCGGATGCACGACTACTCCTACTACCTCGGGTTCACCGAGGAGAACTACAACCTGCAGCTCGACAACGGCAGCCGCGGCGGGGTCGGTGGCGACCAGGAGGTCGGCAACGCCCAGGCCGGCGCCATCACCGGCGGCAGCCCGAGCTTCCTCGGCCGCGACAACGCCAACCAGGTCACGTTGCAGGACGGCACCCCCGGCATCACGAACCAGTACCTCTTCGAGCCGATCGCCGGCGCCTTCTACGCACCCTGCACGGACGGCGGCCTCGACATGGGCATCGTCGGTCACGAGTACACCCACGCGATCAGCAACCGGATGGTCGCCGGCCCCGACGAGGGACTCACCTCGGAGCAGGGCGGCGCGATGGGCGAGTCCTGGGGTGACCTGGTCGCCGGCGAGTACCAGTTCTCCCACGGCTACAGCAACGGCGGGAACGTCTGGGCCGTCGGCGCCTACGCCACCGGCAACACCGAGACCGCCATCCGCGACTACGCCATCGACGACAACCCGCTGAACCTCTCCGACTACGGCTTCGACTCCACCGGTCCCGAGGTCCACGCCGACGGCGAGATCTGGAACGGCACCATGTGGGAGGTCCGCCAGGCCCTCGTGGAGACGTACGACGCCCGCTTCCCGTACGACGACGCGGACCTGCAGCTCGCGTGCGCGCAGGCCACGCCGACCGCCACCCCCCGTCCCGTGGACACCTGCCCGGGCAACCGGCGCTGGGTGCAGCTGATGTTCGACGCGTTCCTGCTCCAGCAGGGTGCGACCTCGATGCTGGACGCCCGCGACGCCATGATCGCCGCCGACCAGATGCGTTTCGCCGGCGCGAACCGCGACGTCCTGTGGGCAGCCTTCGCCCGCCGCGGCATGGGCGTGCACGCGTCGGTCGCGGACGCCGACGACCACGAGCCCGTGCCGGACTTCACGACACCGAGCGGCCCGGGCAGCACGATCACGTTCGCCACCACCGGCCGGGCGAAGATCTACGTCGGCGACTACGAGGCCCGCGTGACGCCGGTCGCCGACACCGACCCGACCAGCGACCTCGGCGCGAGCGCGTCGTTCGCGCCGGGCACCTACGCCATGCTGGCCGTCTCGCCGGACCGCGGGTTCACCCGGTGGACGATGACCGTCCCGGCCGACGGCGGCGCACGCACCGAGACCCTCGGTGACGTGGTCAACCTCGCGAGCTCTGCGGCGGGCGCCTCTGTCATCGGCTCCACCGACGGCTCGCTCAACCCCGAGGCGCTGATCGACGGGACCGAGGCGACCAACTGGGGTGGCGTGTCCGAGGCGCAGGTCGACGAGTCCCACCCCTCGGTGTCGGTCGACCTCGCCGGTGACGTCAGCACCGTGCGTCGGGTCCAGGTGAGCGCACACCTCACCCCTGCCCCGGCGTCCGCCAGCGACATCCCGCTCGCCCAGGACGACCCCGACTCGGGCTCGCGGTTCACCGCGCTGCGCCAGTTCGCCCTGGAGTCGTGCACCGCCGACTGCGGGTCGGCCGATGCCACCTGGACGCGGTTCTACACCTCGGCCGCCGATGCCTTCCCGAGCACGCTCCCCCGGCCGGTCGCGCCGACCCTCACGATGCGCGAGTTCGACGTGCCCGACACCGCGGCAGCCGCCGTACGACTGGTCACCCTCGAGAACCAGTGCACCGGCCAGGAGGCGTACGCGGGTCAGCAGACCGCAAGCACGACCGTGCTGACGGACTGCAAGACGGGCTCGGACCGCGGCACGATCGTGCACGCCTCCGAGCTCCAGGTCTTCGGTGAGGACGCGACACTGCCCGACCAGCCCACGGGCACGACACCCGACACCGGCGGTACCACCGGCACCACCCCGGGGGCTGACGCCACCACCGGCACGACGGCCGGCACGACGGCCGGCACGACGGCCGCCACCGCCGCCGGCGCTGTCGCGACCCGCACCAGGATGGTCGTGAAGCGAGCGTTCCAGACCCGGCGCAAGCCCGCCCCGGTCCTGTTCCTGACCGTTCGCTCCGCCTCCGACCGGGAGACCGGGAGGTTCGTGGTCCGGCTCGCCGGCCGGACGTGGAAGGTCGTCTCCACCGAGGACGGCACCGCGCGCGTGCGCGTGCCGAAGCAAGCCCTGCGCCATCGACGCACCAGCGTGCGCGCGCGCTTCTTGCCCGCCGACGCCACCACCTTCGCGCCGTCGAGTACGCGGCTGCGCACCATCACCGTGGCGGCGGTGCGCTGACCGCGCGACACCGGTCGGCATCGACCGCGGTCGGGACGTCCCAAGGGGTGGCCCCGACCGCGGTCGGCTTGCGTGCGGGGTTCGGGTTCGCAAGTGTGGGGCCATGGTTGGACGGATACCCGTGATGGATGTCTCTCCCGTGGTCGACCTGGGTCGCCAGTCGGCCAAGGCCACCGTCGGGGAGCCGCTGCCCGTACGCGCTTCGGTCTTCCGCGAGGGCCACGACCAGCTCGCCGCCGAGGTGGTCGCCACCGATCCACGCGGCCGGACCCGCGACCCCCTACGGATGCGGCCCGACGGTGAGGCGCCCAACCGCTACGTGGCCCACGTGACGCCCGACGTCGAGGGCGAGTGGACCTTCGAGATCCACTCCTGGTCCGACCCGGTCGCGACCTGGGAGCACGACGCGGGCATCAAGGTCCCGGCCGGTGTCGACGTGGAGCTCATGTTCACCGAGGCGCGGCTCCTGCTGGAGCGGGTGGCCGCCGGGACGGGCAAGGAGGCGCTCGACAAGCCGTCCGCCGCTGTCGTCTCGGGCGCGATCGCGGCTGCGACCGACACCGAGCGTCCCGTCGGCGCGCGCCTCGCCGCCCTCCAGGACCCCGAGCTCGAGGCCGTCCTCCTCGCCCACCCGCTGCGCGAGCTGCTCACCGTCACGGGGCCGTTCCGGTTCCGCGCCGACCGCACCCGCGCGCTCTTCGGCAGCTGGTACGAGTTCTTCCCGCGCTCGGAGGGCGCGACGCGCGACGAGAAGACCGGCACGATCACCAGCGGCACGTTCCGGACGGCGACCAAGCGCCTCGACCGGGTCGCGGAGATGGGCTTCGACGTCCTCTACCTGCCGCCCATCCACCCGATCGGCGAGGTCAACCGCAAGGGCCCGAACAACACCCTGACCCCGGGCCCCGACGACACCGGCTCGCCGTGGGCGATCGGCAGCAAGGACGGCGGCCACGACGCGATCCACCCCGAGCTCGGGACGTTCGAGGACTTCGACGCCTTCGTGGCGCGTGCTCGTGAACTCGACATCGAGGTGGCCCTCGACCTCGCGCTCCAGGCGGCGCCCGACCACCCGTGGGTGACCACGCACCCGCAGTTCTTCACCACGCGCGCGGACGGGACGATCGCGTACGCCGAGAACCCGCCGAAGAAGTACCAGGACATCTACCCGATGAACTTCGACAACGACCCGGCCGGCATCTGCCGCGAGGTGCTGCGGGTCGTGAAGCTCTGGATGTCGCACGGGGTGCGGATCTTCCGCGTCGACAACCCCCACACCAAGCCGCTCGCCTTCTGGGAGTGGCTGCTGGCGGAGGTACGCCGTACGGACCCCGACGTGCTCTTCCTGTCCGAGGCCTTCACCAGGCCGGCGATGATGCACGGCCTCGGCGCGGTCGGCTACCACCAGAGCTACACCTACTTCACCTGGCGCACCGGCAAGCGCGAGATCGAGGAGTACCTCCTCGAGGTCTCGAGCGAGTCCGACCACCTGATGCGGCCGAACTTCTTCGTCAACACCCCCGACATCCTCCACGCCTACCTGCAGTACGGCGGACCGGCGGCGTTCAAGGTGCGCGCCGCCCTTGCCGCCACCGGGTCGCCCAGCTGGGGCGTCTACGCCGGCTACGAGCTGTTCGAGCACGTCGCGGTGAAGCCCGGGTCGGAGGAGTACCTCGACTCGGAGAAGTTCCAGATCCGCATCCGCGACTGGGAGAAGCGCGACGCCGAGGGCACCACGCTCGCGCCCTACCTGACGCGGCTCAACGAGATCCGCCGCCACCACCCGGCGCTCCAGCTGCTGCGCAACGTGACGATCCACTCCAGCGACGACGACCACGTGCTGGTCTTCTCGAAGAGGCACGGCGACGACGTGGTCATCAGCGTCATCAACCTCGACCCGCACGGCACGCGCGAGACGATGATCCACCTCGAGATGCCGGCACTCGGCCTGGAGTGGCACGACTCCTTCGTCGCCCACGACGAGATCACTGGGGAGGACTGGAGCTGGACCGCGCACAACTACGTCAGGCTCGACCCCGGCTACGAACCTGCCCACGTGATCGTCGTCAGGAGGACCCGTTGACCGACCATCCCACCTCGTCCCAGATGCCGACGGACGCGACCCGCGCGACCGCCGTGCTCAACGCGGAGCCTGACTGGTTCCGCACCGCGGTCTTCTACGAGGTGCTGGTCCGGTCGTTCCGCGACTCCAACGGCGACGGGACCGGCGACTTCAAGGGCCTGATCGAGAAGCTCGACTACCTCGAGTGGCTGGGCGTGGACTGCCTGTGGGTCCCGCCGTTCTTCACCTCGCCCCTGCGCGACGGCGGCTACGACGTCGCGGACTACAACAACATCCTCCCCGAGTGCGGCACGGTCGAGGACTTCCACGAGTTCCTCGACGCCTGCCACCAGCGCGGCATCCGCGTGATCATCGACTTCGTCATGAACCACACGAGCGACGCCCACCCGTGGTTCCAGGCCAGCCGCAGCGACCCCGAGGGGCCGTACGGCGACTTCTACGTGTGGTCCGACACCGACGAGCTCTACCAGGACGCCCGCGTCATCTTCGTCGACACAGAGCCGTCGAACTGGACGTGGGACCCGGTGCGCCAGCAGTACTTCTGGCACCGGTTCTTCCACCACCAGCCCGACCTCAACTTCGACAACCCCAAGGTCCACGACGCGATGCTGGAGGCGATGGCCTTCTGGCTCGACATGGGCCTCGACGGGTTCCGGCTCGACGCGGTGCCGTACCTCTACGAGCGTCCCGGCACCAACGGCGAGAACCTCCCCGAGACGCACGACTTCCTCAAGAAGTGCCGTCGCTTCGTCGACGAGAACTACCCCGGGCGCGTGCTGCTCTGCGAGGCCAACCAGTGGCCGGC is part of the Nocardioides cavernae genome and harbors:
- a CDS encoding alpha-1,4-glucan--maltose-1-phosphate maltosyltransferase; this encodes MVGRIPVMDVSPVVDLGRQSAKATVGEPLPVRASVFREGHDQLAAEVVATDPRGRTRDPLRMRPDGEAPNRYVAHVTPDVEGEWTFEIHSWSDPVATWEHDAGIKVPAGVDVELMFTEARLLLERVAAGTGKEALDKPSAAVVSGAIAAATDTERPVGARLAALQDPELEAVLLAHPLRELLTVTGPFRFRADRTRALFGSWYEFFPRSEGATRDEKTGTITSGTFRTATKRLDRVAEMGFDVLYLPPIHPIGEVNRKGPNNTLTPGPDDTGSPWAIGSKDGGHDAIHPELGTFEDFDAFVARARELDIEVALDLALQAAPDHPWVTTHPQFFTTRADGTIAYAENPPKKYQDIYPMNFDNDPAGICREVLRVVKLWMSHGVRIFRVDNPHTKPLAFWEWLLAEVRRTDPDVLFLSEAFTRPAMMHGLGAVGYHQSYTYFTWRTGKREIEEYLLEVSSESDHLMRPNFFVNTPDILHAYLQYGGPAAFKVRAALAATGSPSWGVYAGYELFEHVAVKPGSEEYLDSEKFQIRIRDWEKRDAEGTTLAPYLTRLNEIRRHHPALQLLRNVTIHSSDDDHVLVFSKRHGDDVVISVINLDPHGTRETMIHLEMPALGLEWHDSFVAHDEITGEDWSWTAHNYVRLDPGYEPAHVIVVRRTR